The Glycine soja cultivar W05 chromosome 8, ASM419377v2, whole genome shotgun sequence genome has a window encoding:
- the LOC114421573 gene encoding KH domain-containing protein At4g18375-like has product MGETGKRYHSQRDHDGDRKHQKRRMTDRDDRGNDELIVYRILCPDEVIGSVIGKNGKVINSIRQETRAKVKVVDPFPGSKDRVITIYCYVKEKEDVEIDDEFAGKEPLCAAQDALLKVHVAIANSIAAIGDSEKKRKDRDECQILVPSSQSANIIGKAGATIKKLRSKTRANIKVTAKDAADPTHSCAMEFDNFVVITGESEAVKRALFAVSSIMYKFGPREDISLDTAVPEAPPSIIIPSDVPVYPPGGLYPASDPIVTPRAVPQIIGATNVPDLQGYADAGNSWPMYSSALPVVSGVGASRSEELIIRMLCPSDKIGRVIGKGGSTIKSMRQASGAHIEVDDSKANFDECLIIITTTESPSDLKSMAVEAVLLMQGKINDEDDTTVSIRLLVPSKVIGCIIGKSGSIINEIRKRTKADVRISKGDKPKCADANDELVEVGGSVDCVRDALIQIILRLRDDVLRERDTGHNPSIGAESLYPGSAGLSLPSMMHSVPPVAAPMVYDHRVESGAGLGMLSSSSLYGGYGSLSMGDNGYGSMSSYATKLYGGLPPPSTLDMLIPANAVGKVLGKGGANIANIRKISGASIEISDNKSARGDRIALISGTPEQKRAAENLIQAFIMAT; this is encoded by the exons atgggtgAGACTGGAAAACGATATCATTCGCAGAGAGACCATGATGGGGACAGGAAACATCAAAAGAGACGAATGACTGACAGAGATGATAGGGGCAATGATGAATTGATTGTATATAGGATACTCTGTCCAGATGAAGTTATTGGGAGTGTTATTGGGAAGAATGGGAAAGTGATAAATTCAATAAGGCAAGAAACCAGGGCGAAAGTCAAGGTTGTCGATCCGTTTCCTGGCTCCAAGGATCGGGTAATAACGATCTACTGCTATGTCAAGGAGAAGGAAGACGTTGAGATTGATGATGAGTTTGCTGGTAAAGAACCTCTGTGTGCTGCTCAAGATGCTCTTCTAAAGGTTCATGTAGCCATTGCGAATTCCATAGCAGCTATTGGAGATTCCGAGAAGAAACGAAAGGATAGAGATGAATGTCAAATCCTTGTTCCATCAAGCCAGTCTGCAAATATCATTGGTAAGGCTGGGGCTACCATTAAAAAGCTGAGAAGTAAGACAAGAGCAAATATCAAGGTTACTGCCAAGGATGCAGCTGACCCGACACACTCATGTGCTATGGAGTTTGATAATTTTGTTGTG ATCACTGGTGAATCAGAAGCAGTTAAAAGAGCACTATTTGCAGTTTCCTCTATTATGTACAAGTTCGGTCCCAGGGAGGACATCTCACTTGACACAGCTGTACCAGAAGCCCCTCCTAGTATTATTATTCCCTCTGATGTTCCAGTTTATCCTCCCGGCGGACTGTATCCAGCTTCAGATCCTATTGTCACACCTAGAGCAGTTCCTCAAATTATAGGCGCAACAAATGTACCAGATCTGCAAGGTTATGCTGATGCAGGAAATTCATGGCCAATGTACTCATCTGCCCTTCCAGTCGTTTCTGGTGTTGGTGCTTCCCGGTCTGAGGAGTTAATTATTAGAATGTTGTGTCCCTCTGACAAGATTGGACGTGTCATTGGGAAGGGTGGTAGTACAATTAAAAGTATGAGGCAGGCTAGTGGTGCCCATATTGAGGTTGATGATTCCAAGGCTAATTTTGATGAGTGTTTAATCATTATAACTACAACAGAG TCGCCAAGTGATCTGAAGTCCATGGCAGTTGAAGCTGTTCTGCTGATGCAAGGGAAGATAAATGATGAAGACGATACCACTGTTTCAATCCGGCTTCTAGTTCCATCCAAGGTGATAGGTTGTATTATTGGTAAAAGTGGTTCAATCATAAATGAAATTCGGAAGAGAACTAAGGCTGATGTTCGAATCTCTAAAGGTGATAAGCCAAAATGTGCAGATGCGAATGATGAACTTGTTGAG GTGGGTGGCTCAGTTGATTGTGTGAGAGATGCACTAATCCAGATTATCTTAAGACTCAGAGATGATGTACTGAGAGAAAGGGATACTGGCCATAATCCTTCAATAGGTGCTGAATCTTTGTACCCAGGTAGCGCTGGTCTTTCATTGCCATCTATGATGCATTCAGTTCCTCCTGTTGCTGCTCCGATGGTTTATGATCATAGGGTTGAAAGTGGAGCTGGCCTTGGCATGCTTTCTTCAAGCAGTCTTTATGGTGGATATGGATCTTTGTCG ATGGGGGATAATGGCTATGGATCTATGTCCTCATATGCCACCAAGCTGTATGGCGG TTTGCCTCCCCCATCAACTCTGGATATGTTGATTCCTGCTAATGCTGTTGGTAAAGTGTTGGGTAAAGGAGGGGCAAATATAGCCAATATCAGGAAG ATTTCAGGAGCATCAATTGAGATATCTGACAACAAATCTGCTCGTGGTGATCGTATTGCTCTTATATCAGGCACACCTGAACAAAAGCGTGCTGCTGAAAACTTGATCCAGGCTTTTATAATGGCAACCTGA